The Nonlabens sp. Hel1_33_55 genome contains the following window.
GTGCAACGATCCTTGAAATCAATCCTGACGGATCTGGTGAAATTGAATATGCAACTGGACTAAGAAATCCTGTAGGAATGGACTGGAATCCTGTAACAGGCGAGCTTTGGACGGCTGTAAATGAAAGAGATAAATTGGGTAACAACTTAGTTCCTGATTACGCAACTAGCGTGAAAAAAGGCGGTTGGTACGGCTGGCCTTATTCTTATTATGGCCAAATCAACGACCCAAGATGGAGCGATGATCCACATCAAGAACTAGTAGATAAAGCCATTGTTCCAGATGTACCGCTAGGACCGCACACAGCCTCGCTAGGATTTGAGTTTTATACTAAAGATGCTTTCCCAGCAGCTTATAAAAATGGAGCTTTCATAGGCCAGCACGGTTCATGGAACCGCAAGCCATTAAGCGGATACAAAGTAGTTTTCATACCGTTTGACGCGGCAGGAAAACCACAACCACCACGTGATTTTTTGACTGGTTTTACCAAGAAAGGATCCGACAAAGATGTGTATGGTCGCCCTGTCGGAGTGACTGTTCACAACGATGGAAGTTTGTTGGTGAACGATGACGATAGTGGCGTGCTTTGGAGAGTGAGTGCTATTTAGGAAATTTGGAATCCTTAACTATCAATTAAGCAAATTCTAATAATATAATGTCTGGATTTACGATTCTTATTTATTTCAAAGAATATTTGTCTGACCCATCAATTGATCGAATAAAACAAATTATCGAATCCTATGGTACATTTAAATTAGAAGATGGCTTAAACTACGACATTGAAGTTGAACATGACCAGGTAATTTATTCCTTTCGAGTTTACTATTCAGATGCTGAAGCAGATGAAGATTTTGACCAAGAAACTAGAGCTGAATTTCTCAAAAAGACTGGTTTTGTTCCAAAATGCTATCTGGGATTTATGGCCTGGACGGATCGAAAATATAATTATGAATTTATTTCAGCGTTGATAAATCAGGTATTAGAAATTGAAGATGGTTTAGTAGATCTATGCGGTTCATCTAATCCGTTTTTGAACAAAACTTAGAAATATAAGTTTTACAATTTGTTGAAAAAAGGCCAAATTGGAATAGTAAACATAATGTAGACATGCATTCATTAAAAGAGATTTTTTGAGAAAATGGCTTTAACATGAACAGTTTTATTTGCCCAGTTAAAAGGTTCTGCTTGAAGTTTGACCAGCTTAAATCAACTGAACTAATCAACGGTCAAGCCTAATCAACAAAAAACAAATACCCGAATCCCATCAAGATTCGGGTATCCTTAATTTCAGACACTAATTGACGATATTCTAAAAACTGAGAATGCTTAGAAAATTATATGGTACAAACAAGCACGTAGATGATTTTACTAAGTCGTTAGTTAAAATAGAAACCTTTGATAGCGGCTGGAGCATCAAATATCTGGACGAAAAGAAAAACGAAACTTGGCTGAGATATGTAATCGACCTAGACAGAGGATATTTTTATAGTTTAATGTTGATTGAACCAAGGCTCAATACGGAAGAGTTAATTGAAATAGCTCTTAATTCTGAATATAACGACGAAGTTCATGCAAGTGCCGTACGGCTAATGCTTGATGAAAAAGAAAATTACTTACCTTATCGTCAACAGCTTATCGAGAGAGTTGAAGAATATACTATTCCAAAGCTGAAGAAAGGAGAAAAGAAAAGGATTAAAACAATTATTCAGTCAGCCGAACTAATCTCAGAATGGAATAGACGTGAAATCCTAGGGAAACACATTTCAGAAATCAATCAAGACGCGAAGTTTTTTAATCACATATCCTATAAAGCAAAGGAAATATTAGAAAAAATTAAATGATTTAGAAGCGGTCTCTTCAAATCGAGAAATACCCGTATCTGATCAAGACTCTAGTATTTTATTTTTTGAATTTAGCGTACATATTTTTGTACAATAGTTCTTATTATTGAATCCTGATTTCCAAATTATACCATATTGATTTTTGAGCATTTGTTTGTTGTTATTGCAAAACCCTATATTAAATTATGGAGCAAATACAAAAATTGGTGGGTTAGTGTTAGATACGGAATTACATTACTAATCCTTTGTAATATGCTCACGATAGCAGCAATCACCAAAGGAGATACACCTATAAATATATTAGCATTCATGCTGGTTTTTGGAGTGTTTTACCTGATCATTTCGTTGATATATCCAAAGTTGAACGATAAAGATTTTGTAAAGAATTATGAGATGGATGTTTTTTGGAAAAGAATAGCTGTTAGTTACATAATCGCATCGATCATACTATGTGTCTTGACCTTTTTAATCTTTATTGTTGGTTTATGACGTTATAGAATTACCAACTAGCAGTCTCCAGTAGCTTAAAATCTAGTGACTTCAAAAAATACTAAGTGCAAGAAAAAACAAATACCCAAATCCCATCAAGATTCGGGTATCTTTGGTTTACAACAATATGTAACTTGGACCTCAATGAAAAACAACTACTTCTTACTAATACTAGCGGGCCTACTATCAATGGCAGCAACAGCCCAAATGGATCCAGCAACAGTTACCATTATGACCACTGAGGTTACAGACGATGTCTACATGCTGGAAGGTCGTGGTGGTAATATCATGATAGTGGTTTCTGAAGACAAGACCTTGATGGTGGACTCCCAGTTTGCGCCACTTAGTGATAAGATCAAACAAACTATTGATTCCATAAGTTCT
Protein-coding sequences here:
- a CDS encoding DUF6368 family protein, which produces MSGFTILIYFKEYLSDPSIDRIKQIIESYGTFKLEDGLNYDIEVEHDQVIYSFRVYYSDAEADEDFDQETRAEFLKKTGFVPKCYLGFMAWTDRKYNYEFISALINQVLEIEDGLVDLCGSSNPFLNKT